A segment of the Synechococcus sp. CBW1002 genome:
CGCGTTCCGCGCCTGGTCGGTTTCGCACGCTGCACCGGCGACGGCGTGATCGAGGCCACGGTCTGGGACGTGGCCGTGCATCCGCTCTACCAGGGAGCAGGCCTGGGCAAACAGCTGATGGTCTACGTGATCGATCAGCTCCAGGCCATGGGGGTGGAGCGGGTCAGCCTGTTCGCTGACCCCGGCGTGGTGGGCTTTTATCAGAGCCAGGGCTGGGAGCTGGAGCCCCTGAGCCGCCGCTGTGCCTTCTGGTACTCCCCCTGATCCGGGGCTGAGGCGACTCCAGACGTTGCCCCGGATCAGCTCTTGCGGGGCAGTTCGGCCGGCCGGATGGTGAGATCGAGGGAGCGATCCCCTCGCCGCACCCGCAGAGCCAGGGGCTGGCCGACACGGCCCTGATCCACCGCCAGCTGCACATCCGAGGGGTTCTTCATGGCCTTCTCACCCACCCGTT
Coding sequences within it:
- a CDS encoding GNAT family N-acetyltransferase, which gives rise to MLLEELYGATHRLCPTPNPQVHLVLSQERPIDLIELEQLCDAVGWNRRPLRRVRKALQHSLLRVSLWRHDPRVPRLVGFARCTGDGVIEATVWDVAVHPLYQGAGLGKQLMVYVIDQLQAMGVERVSLFADPGVVGFYQSQGWELEPLSRRCAFWYSP